A genomic window from Pecten maximus chromosome 2, xPecMax1.1, whole genome shotgun sequence includes:
- the LOC117322202 gene encoding uncharacterized protein LOC117322202 isoform X2: protein MGSTQYEKVVAVISKKPELRQDFEIQGLLPWLRKKSQLFSQLKTDYLKDIVRNCGMVSFDKEEMIIKQGERGDCFYIILDGKISIFILNKDKDADDEDRAMDEIGSRTPEGRLDRNKLGNFVTHLGSGVPFGEVALMSDDCIRTASIISEEKTDLLVVDRALYNRAVKIVLAKEFEEKVEFIKSNPLFANWAPRYRKQLTMAMYKETFPYDSVLVKQGEPVTNIYFVISGQVELQIDPSHHQVQYPRIFMEAQDESDRLIRKHEKIRPPTETQYSTFVKKKDATKYSKLCILGINESIGEVEVLLDLPTYTQTAVCTERTDVLVLEMKHYERLFVRRHPRTIEAMRQMFKVKLDTRMNLLTNKEELPFLNLLKDRIDSYNNPKPSADKKKKELTSASAAEKEFLNHKGPLIDIYGPGSVFYMIRIREKHKQKYKAHKERGNFKKPITNDNGHLHSVRVPHTLLMAAQMSGATRDSDALSERSEHTTRIVSSRIPSARSLPQRNARSFRRIQSATRATESEEKQQNDDIEKNNDQYYDDELDLAKSLPDTRQATVMFPDTKEDMALTSLEERVREWLDKGNTSRGCPQVAQLRRLPMQIRRRNLTMLNLRRSPSQETK, encoded by the exons ATTACCTGAAAGATATAGTACGAAATTGTGGAATGGTTTCTTTCGACAAAGAAGAAATGATTATCAAACAGGGAGAAAGAGGAGACTG TTTCTACATCATCCTTGACGGTAAGATATCTATTTTTATCCTGAACAAGGACAAAGATGCCGATGATGAGGACAGAGCAATGGACGAAATTGGTAGCCGGACACCGGAGGGGAGACTGGACAGGAACAAGCTCGGCAATTTTGTCACACATCTAG GTTCCGGCGTTCCGTTTGGGGAGGTGGCGTTGATGTCTGACGACTGTATTCGTACAGCATCCATCATTTCTGAAGAGAAAACTGACCTTCTAGTCGTGGACAGGGCGCTTTACAACAGAGCTGTTAAGATTGTTCTAGCCAAAGAATTTGAAGAAAAAGTTGAATTTATCAAATCAAACCCCTTATTTGCTAACTGGGCACCGCGATACAGGAAACAATTGACCATGGCCATGTACAAAGAGACATTTCCTTATGACAGTGTTCTGGTTAAGCAGGGGGAACCCGTCACAAACATATACTTTGTGATTAG TGGTCAGGTAGAGCTCCAGATTGATCCATCCCATCACCAAGTGCAATACCCGCGGATTTTCATGGAGGCCCAGGACGAATCTGACAG GTTGATACGGAAACACGAAAAGATCCGCCCACCAACCGAAACACAGTATTCCACGTTCGTGAAGAAGAAAGACGCCACCAAATACTCCAAACTGTGTATTTTAGGTATCAACGAAAGTATAG GTGAAGTGGAGGTGCTATTGGATCTACCGACTTATACACAGACGGCCGTTTGCACCGAGAGGACAGACGTGCTTGTGCTAGAGATGAAACATTACGAACGTTTGTTTGTCCGTCGACACCCCCGTACGATCGAGGCCATGCGTCAAATGTTTAAAGTGAAATTAGATACGCGGATGAATCTTCTTACAAACAAAGAGGAACTGCCatttttaaaccttttaaaaGACAGGATTGATTCTTACAACAATCCAAAACCTTCCgcagataaaaagaaaaaagaactGACTTCCGCTTCTGCTGCTGAAAAGGAGTTTTTGAATCACAAAGGACCacttatagatatatatggtCCAGGGAGTGTGTTTTATATGATCCGTATCAGggaaaaacacaaacaaaagtACAAAGCTCACAAGGAACGTGGGAATTTCAAGAAACCAATCACAAATGACAATGGTCACCTGCACTCTGTCAGGGTACCACATACACTTTTAATGGCGGCACAAATGTCAGGCGCAACAAGAGACTCCGATGCCTTGAGTGAACGTTCGGAACATACAACACGAATTGTATCTAGCAGGATTCCTAGTGCACGCTCACTTCCGCAACGAAATGCGCGGTCTTTTCGGCGGATTCAGAGTGCCACTCGAGCGACAGAGTCCGAGGAAAAGCAACAAAATGATGATATTGAAAAGAACAATGACCAGTACTACGATGACGAATTAGACTTGGCAAAGTCTCTACCTGACACTAGACAGGCCACGGTCATGTTTCCGGACACTAAGGAAGACATGGCTCTGACGTCATTGGAAGAGAGAGTTCGGGAATGGTTAGACAAGGGCAACACTTCACGTGGATGTCCACAGGTGGCGCAGCTCAGACGACTTCCGATGCAG ATAAGAAGAAGGAATTTGACAATGTT GAACTTGAGACGCAGCCCAAGCCAGGAAACAAAGTGA
- the LOC117322202 gene encoding uncharacterized protein LOC117322202 isoform X1, whose protein sequence is MGSTQYEKVVAVISKKPELRQDFEIQGLLPWLRKKSQLFSQLKTDYLKDIVRNCGMVSFDKEEMIIKQGERGDCFYIILDGKISIFILNKDKDADDEDRAMDEIGSRTPEGRLDRNKLGNFVTHLGSGVPFGEVALMSDDCIRTASIISEEKTDLLVVDRALYNRAVKIVLAKEFEEKVEFIKSNPLFANWAPRYRKQLTMAMYKETFPYDSVLVKQGEPVTNIYFVISGQVELQIDPSHHQVQYPRIFMEAQDESDRLIRKHEKIRPPTETQYSTFVKKKDATKYSKLCILGINESIGEVEVLLDLPTYTQTAVCTERTDVLVLEMKHYERLFVRRHPRTIEAMRQMFKVKLDTRMNLLTNKEELPFLNLLKDRIDSYNNPKPSADKKKKELTSASAAEKEFLNHKGPLIDIYGPGSVFYMIRIREKHKQKYKAHKERGNFKKPITNDNGHLHSVRVPHTLLMAAQMSGATRDSDALSERSEHTTRIVSSRIPSARSLPQRNARSFRRIQSATRATESEEKQQNDDIEKNNDQYYDDELDLAKSLPDTRQATVMFPDTKEDMALTSLEERVREWLDKGNTSRGCPQVAQLRRLPMQELETQPKPGNKVILRRRMRSSDPPEIERTFHDEETTRNSTESIEHFKILIT, encoded by the exons ATTACCTGAAAGATATAGTACGAAATTGTGGAATGGTTTCTTTCGACAAAGAAGAAATGATTATCAAACAGGGAGAAAGAGGAGACTG TTTCTACATCATCCTTGACGGTAAGATATCTATTTTTATCCTGAACAAGGACAAAGATGCCGATGATGAGGACAGAGCAATGGACGAAATTGGTAGCCGGACACCGGAGGGGAGACTGGACAGGAACAAGCTCGGCAATTTTGTCACACATCTAG GTTCCGGCGTTCCGTTTGGGGAGGTGGCGTTGATGTCTGACGACTGTATTCGTACAGCATCCATCATTTCTGAAGAGAAAACTGACCTTCTAGTCGTGGACAGGGCGCTTTACAACAGAGCTGTTAAGATTGTTCTAGCCAAAGAATTTGAAGAAAAAGTTGAATTTATCAAATCAAACCCCTTATTTGCTAACTGGGCACCGCGATACAGGAAACAATTGACCATGGCCATGTACAAAGAGACATTTCCTTATGACAGTGTTCTGGTTAAGCAGGGGGAACCCGTCACAAACATATACTTTGTGATTAG TGGTCAGGTAGAGCTCCAGATTGATCCATCCCATCACCAAGTGCAATACCCGCGGATTTTCATGGAGGCCCAGGACGAATCTGACAG GTTGATACGGAAACACGAAAAGATCCGCCCACCAACCGAAACACAGTATTCCACGTTCGTGAAGAAGAAAGACGCCACCAAATACTCCAAACTGTGTATTTTAGGTATCAACGAAAGTATAG GTGAAGTGGAGGTGCTATTGGATCTACCGACTTATACACAGACGGCCGTTTGCACCGAGAGGACAGACGTGCTTGTGCTAGAGATGAAACATTACGAACGTTTGTTTGTCCGTCGACACCCCCGTACGATCGAGGCCATGCGTCAAATGTTTAAAGTGAAATTAGATACGCGGATGAATCTTCTTACAAACAAAGAGGAACTGCCatttttaaaccttttaaaaGACAGGATTGATTCTTACAACAATCCAAAACCTTCCgcagataaaaagaaaaaagaactGACTTCCGCTTCTGCTGCTGAAAAGGAGTTTTTGAATCACAAAGGACCacttatagatatatatggtCCAGGGAGTGTGTTTTATATGATCCGTATCAGggaaaaacacaaacaaaagtACAAAGCTCACAAGGAACGTGGGAATTTCAAGAAACCAATCACAAATGACAATGGTCACCTGCACTCTGTCAGGGTACCACATACACTTTTAATGGCGGCACAAATGTCAGGCGCAACAAGAGACTCCGATGCCTTGAGTGAACGTTCGGAACATACAACACGAATTGTATCTAGCAGGATTCCTAGTGCACGCTCACTTCCGCAACGAAATGCGCGGTCTTTTCGGCGGATTCAGAGTGCCACTCGAGCGACAGAGTCCGAGGAAAAGCAACAAAATGATGATATTGAAAAGAACAATGACCAGTACTACGATGACGAATTAGACTTGGCAAAGTCTCTACCTGACACTAGACAGGCCACGGTCATGTTTCCGGACACTAAGGAAGACATGGCTCTGACGTCATTGGAAGAGAGAGTTCGGGAATGGTTAGACAAGGGCAACACTTCACGTGGATGTCCACAGGTGGCGCAGCTCAGACGACTTCCGATGCAG GAACTTGAGACGCAGCCCAAGCCAGGAAACAAAGTGATATTGAGGCGACGCATGCGCTCAAGTGATCCCCCGGAAATAGAAAGAACTTTTCACGACGAGGAAACCACTAGAAATTCCACAGAATCTATTgaacattttaagattttaataacctaa
- the LOC117322203 gene encoding solute carrier family 46 member 3-like, translated as MDKMTEDEKSPLLLPQQSVNSDIDVEVETLTQPEFTSKPDPPPLRWRHFLMSPCLAIHLYSYIYCNMVIGQYVYYDIAKQKYPDSSFLTNNGDSQCHTNKTSLAFIERTNIQKLTSDWLMLASVFSSVPAIVMDVVLGSFSDKYGRKPFVVISLIGTFLKTSLITIGISSGISFSYFLLFVGIEGLTGGWCLVLSLGYAYMSDLTVSGKSRTLAFTLVEISVGFGLVLSGVSSGYLIKDVGFVYSMIVISALNGLNLMIVLLFLPESLENSMRKATGVLNLIKSAFAFYTKDTSKDGKRWKYIILTLSYIALTMSLIGRETVEELYQLNAPFCWTSVKIGWFSSIGYIARNVIGLSSIKLLQCCLSDKVIVIVSGLSSVLAYIMEAFAVNDTMLFFVPAIGIFTMLASPVIRSILSKMTPPDQQGALFAGTAVIQSVCTVAADVISKSIYTATVGSFRGFVFLEFGGFSALMLVLFICFMIGCKLK; from the exons ATGGATAAAATGACAGAGGATGAGAAAAGCCCACTTCTTCTACCACAACAAAGTGTCAACAGTGATATAGATGTTGAAGTAGAAACGTTAACGCAGCCAGAGTTCACATCCAAACCTGATCCTCCTCCGCTGAGATGGAGACACTTTTTGATGTCCCCTTGCCTGGCGATACACCTGTATTCgtacatatattgtaacatGGTAATCGGCCAGTACGTGTATTATGACATTGCCAAACAGAAAtatccagattcttcatttcTAACAAATAATGGCGACTCGCAATGTCACACCAACAAGACATCTTTGGCCTTCATTGAGAGGACAAACATACAGAAGTTGACTAGCGACTGGCTGATGTTGGCATCCGTGTTTTCCAGCGTACCCGCCATTGTGATGGATGTCGTTCTGGGATCTTTTAGCGATAAATATGGAAGAAAGccttttgttgttatttctCTTATTGGAACCTTTCTGAAAACTAGCTTAATTACGATAGGAATAAGTTCGGGTATCAGTTTCAGTTATTTCTTGCTGTTTGTTGGGATAGAAGGGCTGACAGGTGGCTGGTGTCTCGTGTTATCGCTAGGTTATGCCTACATGTCCGACCTAACAGTCAGCGGCAAATCACGCACTTTGGCTTTTACACTGGTCGAAATTTCAGTCGGTTTTGGACTGGTGTTGTCCGGCGTTTCTTCTGGTTATCTAATCAAAGACGTCGGCTTTGTTTATTCAATGATTGTTATATCAGCTTTAAATGGACTTAATCTCATGATAGTATTACTTTTTCTTCCCGAATCGTTAGAAAATTCCATGCGCAAAGCAACCGGTGTTTTGAATTTAATCAAAAGTGCGTTCGCATTTTACACCAAGGATACGTCAAAGGACGGTAAAAGATGGAAGTATATTATACTAACGCTGAGCTATATTGCTTTAACCATGTCTCTAATTGGTAGAGAGACTGTGGAAGAGCTGTATCAACTTAATGCGCCATTTTGTTGGACTTCTGTGAAAATAGGATGGTTTTCAAGTATTGGGTACATTGCACGTAACGTTATTGGCCTAAGCTCCATAAAGCTGCTCCAATGTTGTCTCTCCGACAAAGTCATTGTCATAGTCAGCGGTTTATCAAGCGTGCTTGCTTACATCATGGAGGCTTTTGCGGTCAATGATACCATGCTGTTTTTTG TGCCCGCTATTGGAATATTTACTATGCTGGCCAGTCCGGTGATTAGATCGATATTGTCCAAAATGACGCCTCCTGACCAGCAAG GTGCGTTATTTGCTGGTACTGCGGtgatacagtcggtatgtacAGTCGCAGCAGATGTTATCTCCAAGTCGATATATACAGCAACTGTTGGCAGCTTCCGGGGATTTGTGTTTCTAGAATTTGGAGGATTCAGTGCTCTAATGCTCGTCCTTTTCAT ATGTTTCATGAttggatgtaaattaaagtag